One window of Medicago truncatula cultivar Jemalong A17 chromosome 2, MtrunA17r5.0-ANR, whole genome shotgun sequence genomic DNA carries:
- the LOC11442782 gene encoding putative inactive cadmium/zinc-transporting ATPase HMA3 isoform X1: MVENIKRSNFEVLGMCCATEATLVERILKPLHGVKAVSVIVPARTVTVVHDVLLISESKIADALNTARLEASFRPQGETNNEKKCPDILTMACGLLLALSFLKYIYPPLGWLALGSVAIGFPKVLFRAIASIRALTLNINILVLLAVCGTAALQDFTDGGVIIFLFSIAQWLETRATHKALVAMSSLTNMAPQMAIVAETGERVDVNDVKMNTILAVKAGDAIPLDGIVVEGKCEVDEKMLTGESFPVTKESDSLVWAGTINMNGYISVRTTVLAKDTVVARMSRLVEEASSRKSLAQRFIDNFAKYYIPVVVLISASIAVVPAALSVPDMEPWFHLALVVLLSGCPCALILSTPVAIFCALTKAAISGLLLKGGDYLETLSRIKTVAFDKTGTITRGEFSVTDFSAGDDINNETLLYWISSIESKSSHPVAGALVDYARLHSIKPVPENVENFQNFPGEGIFGTIDGRDIYIGNKRVGVRAICKRDNCEVQFQRPEISTKKNNCEETLVGVFSLVDACRSGALEAMEELKLLGVRSVMLTGDSSQVAMYVQSQLKNAIDIVHAELLPHEKAKLIENFKKEGPIAMIGDGINDAPALATADIGISMGISGSALANETSNAILMSNDIRKVPEAIRLARKTTRKLVENVIISVGFKCAILALAIAGYPLVWLAVLTDVGTCLLVILNSMLILQENHKYEKRESTKGSKYGKFLEDKTKPLLNKQSNIDEEKGLLSGEECGKDCCKNATHYVETSKERNDESCGVSKLSLLNGNDHGMFMFVEVHVVKHCVMIQDSSILTLESQGQKDKSITVSETSGISECCKNRCCNDI; this comes from the exons atgGTTGAGAATATAAAGAGAAGTAACTTTGAAGTGTTGGGAATGTGTTGTGCCACAGAAGCAACACTGGTTGAAAGAATTCTGAAGCCTCTTCATGGAGTCAAAGCTGTCTCTGTGATTGTTCCTGCTCGAACAGTTACTGTTGTTCATGATGTTCTCCTTATTTCTGAGTCAAAAATAG CTGATGCACTGAATACAGCAAGGCTTGAAGCTAGTTTTAGACCACAAGGAGAGACCAATAATGAAAAGAAATGTCCAGACATACTTACAATGGCATGTGGCTTGTTACTTGCACTTTCATTTTTGAAGTATATATATCCTCCTTTGGGATGGTTGGCTCTTGGTTCTGTTGCCATTGGATTCCCTAAAGTTCTATTTAGGGCTATAGCTTCCATTAGAGCTCTTACTCTTAATATCAACATTTTGGTTTTATTGGCAG TATGTGGTACTGCTGCTTTACAAGATTTTACAGATGGTGGAGTCATCATCTTTCTGTTCTCTATTGCTCAGTGGCTTGAGACAAGAGCAACTCATAAG GCATTGGTTGCGATGTCCTCTTTAACAAACATGGCTCCTCAAATGGCCATTGTTGCCGAGACCGGGGAACGTGTTGATGTCAATGATGTTAAGATGAACACCATCCTTGCAGTCAAGGCTGGTGATGCTATTCCTCTTGATGGAATTGTTGTGGAAGGAAAGTGTGAAGTTGATGAAAAAATGTTAACTGGAGAATCATTCCCTGTTACCAAAGAATCAGATTCACTTGTGTGGGCTGGAACTATTAATATGAATG GATATATAAGTGTAAGAACTACAGTGTTGGCAAAAGACACAGTAGTGGCAAGAATGTCAAGACTTGTTGAAGAAGCTTCTAGCAGAAAGTCATTAGCACAAAGATTCATAGATAATTTCGCAAAGTACTATATTCCTG TGGTTGTGTTGATTTCAGCTAGCATTGCAGTGGTTCCAGCTGCATTAAGTGTTCCTGATATGGAGCCATGGTTTCATCTAGCACTTGTGGTTTTATTGAGTGGATGCCCTTGTGCTCTTATCCTCTCCACACCGGTTGCAATCTTTTGTGCTCTCACAAAAGCTGCAATAAGTGGATTACTATTGAAAGGTGGAGATTATCTTGAAACACTTTCTAGAATTAAGACGGTGGCTTTTGATAAAACAGGCACCATAACAAGAGGAGAGTTCTCTGTAACAGATTTTAGTGCTGGAGATGACATCAACAATGAGACCTTATTGTACTG GATTTCAAGTATTGAGAGTAAATCAAGTCATCCAGTGGCAGGTGCACTAGTGGATTATGCAAGGTTGCACTCTATCAAACCAGTCCCAGAAAATGTggagaattttcaaaattttccagGGGAAGGAATTTTTGGTACGATTGATGGTAGAGATATCTATATAGGAAACAAGAGAGTTGGTGTCAGAGCTATATGTAAAAGAG ATAACTGCGAAGTACAATTTCAAAGACCTGAGATTTCTACCAAGAAAAATAACTGTGAAGAAACTCTAGTTGGAGTTTTCAGCCTAGTTGATGCTTGTAGATCAGGTGCTTTAGAGGCAATGGAAGAGCTAAAGTTATTAGGAGTCAGATCAGTCATGCTGACAGGAGATAGCTCTCAGGTTGCTATGTATGTTCAGAGTCAG TTAAAGAATGCTATAGACATAGTTCATGCAGAGCTTCTACCACATGAAAAGGCAAAACTCATTGAGAATTTCAAGAAAGAAGGGCCAATAGCCATGATAGGAGATGGCATAAATGATGCTCCTGCATTAGCTACAGCAGACATCGGCATATCAATGGGAATATCTGGTTCAGCTCTTGCAAATGAGACAAGCAACGCGATTCTCATGTCAAACGATATCCGAAAAGTACCTGAAGCGATTCGTTTAGCAAGAAAAACAACTAGAAAGCTCGTTGAGAATGTCATTATTTCAGTTGGTTTCAAATGTGCCATACTTGCATTAGCAATTGCAGGTTATCCATTAGTTTGGCTAGCTGTATTGACCGATGTTGGAACATGTTTACTTGTGATTCTCAATAGCATGTTAATTTTACAAGAGAATCACAAATATGAAAAAAGAGAATCAACCAAAGGTAGTAAATATGGTAAATTTTTGGAAGATAAGACCAAACCATTACTTAACAAGCAAAGTAATATTGATGAGGAAAAAGGACTTCTTAGTGGTGAAGAGTGTGGTAAAGATTGTTGTAAAAATGCTACTCATTATGTGGAAACTTCAAAGGAAAGAAATGATGAATCTTGTGGAGTTTCAAAGTTGAGTTTACTCAATGGAAATGATCATGGAATGTTTATGTTTGTTGAAGTTCATGTTGTGAAGCATTGTGTTATGATACAAGATTCTAGCATTCTTACTTTGGAATCTCAAGGCCAAAAGGACAAATCTATAACTGTTTCAGAGACAAGTGGGATTAGTGAGTGCTGCAAGAATAGATGCTGTAATGACATTTAA
- the LOC11442782 gene encoding cadmium/zinc-transporting ATPase HMA2 isoform X2, with amino-acid sequence MISLNIVGIYQGIAKSNFTFIVLSQLKALVAMSSLTNMAPQMAIVAETGERVDVNDVKMNTILAVKAGDAIPLDGIVVEGKCEVDEKMLTGESFPVTKESDSLVWAGTINMNGYISVRTTVLAKDTVVARMSRLVEEASSRKSLAQRFIDNFAKYYIPVVVLISASIAVVPAALSVPDMEPWFHLALVVLLSGCPCALILSTPVAIFCALTKAAISGLLLKGGDYLETLSRIKTVAFDKTGTITRGEFSVTDFSAGDDINNETLLYWISSIESKSSHPVAGALVDYARLHSIKPVPENVENFQNFPGEGIFGTIDGRDIYIGNKRVGVRAICKRDNCEVQFQRPEISTKKNNCEETLVGVFSLVDACRSGALEAMEELKLLGVRSVMLTGDSSQVAMYVQSQLKNAIDIVHAELLPHEKAKLIENFKKEGPIAMIGDGINDAPALATADIGISMGISGSALANETSNAILMSNDIRKVPEAIRLARKTTRKLVENVIISVGFKCAILALAIAGYPLVWLAVLTDVGTCLLVILNSMLILQENHKYEKRESTKGSKYGKFLEDKTKPLLNKQSNIDEEKGLLSGEECGKDCCKNATHYVETSKERNDESCGVSKLSLLNGNDHGMFMFVEVHVVKHCVMIQDSSILTLESQGQKDKSITVSETSGISECCKNRCCNDI; translated from the exons ATGATTTCTTTAAACATTGTAGGGATTTATCAAGGCATTGCTAAATCTAATTTTACCTTCATAGTTCTCTCTCAACTGAAG GCATTGGTTGCGATGTCCTCTTTAACAAACATGGCTCCTCAAATGGCCATTGTTGCCGAGACCGGGGAACGTGTTGATGTCAATGATGTTAAGATGAACACCATCCTTGCAGTCAAGGCTGGTGATGCTATTCCTCTTGATGGAATTGTTGTGGAAGGAAAGTGTGAAGTTGATGAAAAAATGTTAACTGGAGAATCATTCCCTGTTACCAAAGAATCAGATTCACTTGTGTGGGCTGGAACTATTAATATGAATG GATATATAAGTGTAAGAACTACAGTGTTGGCAAAAGACACAGTAGTGGCAAGAATGTCAAGACTTGTTGAAGAAGCTTCTAGCAGAAAGTCATTAGCACAAAGATTCATAGATAATTTCGCAAAGTACTATATTCCTG TGGTTGTGTTGATTTCAGCTAGCATTGCAGTGGTTCCAGCTGCATTAAGTGTTCCTGATATGGAGCCATGGTTTCATCTAGCACTTGTGGTTTTATTGAGTGGATGCCCTTGTGCTCTTATCCTCTCCACACCGGTTGCAATCTTTTGTGCTCTCACAAAAGCTGCAATAAGTGGATTACTATTGAAAGGTGGAGATTATCTTGAAACACTTTCTAGAATTAAGACGGTGGCTTTTGATAAAACAGGCACCATAACAAGAGGAGAGTTCTCTGTAACAGATTTTAGTGCTGGAGATGACATCAACAATGAGACCTTATTGTACTG GATTTCAAGTATTGAGAGTAAATCAAGTCATCCAGTGGCAGGTGCACTAGTGGATTATGCAAGGTTGCACTCTATCAAACCAGTCCCAGAAAATGTggagaattttcaaaattttccagGGGAAGGAATTTTTGGTACGATTGATGGTAGAGATATCTATATAGGAAACAAGAGAGTTGGTGTCAGAGCTATATGTAAAAGAG ATAACTGCGAAGTACAATTTCAAAGACCTGAGATTTCTACCAAGAAAAATAACTGTGAAGAAACTCTAGTTGGAGTTTTCAGCCTAGTTGATGCTTGTAGATCAGGTGCTTTAGAGGCAATGGAAGAGCTAAAGTTATTAGGAGTCAGATCAGTCATGCTGACAGGAGATAGCTCTCAGGTTGCTATGTATGTTCAGAGTCAG TTAAAGAATGCTATAGACATAGTTCATGCAGAGCTTCTACCACATGAAAAGGCAAAACTCATTGAGAATTTCAAGAAAGAAGGGCCAATAGCCATGATAGGAGATGGCATAAATGATGCTCCTGCATTAGCTACAGCAGACATCGGCATATCAATGGGAATATCTGGTTCAGCTCTTGCAAATGAGACAAGCAACGCGATTCTCATGTCAAACGATATCCGAAAAGTACCTGAAGCGATTCGTTTAGCAAGAAAAACAACTAGAAAGCTCGTTGAGAATGTCATTATTTCAGTTGGTTTCAAATGTGCCATACTTGCATTAGCAATTGCAGGTTATCCATTAGTTTGGCTAGCTGTATTGACCGATGTTGGAACATGTTTACTTGTGATTCTCAATAGCATGTTAATTTTACAAGAGAATCACAAATATGAAAAAAGAGAATCAACCAAAGGTAGTAAATATGGTAAATTTTTGGAAGATAAGACCAAACCATTACTTAACAAGCAAAGTAATATTGATGAGGAAAAAGGACTTCTTAGTGGTGAAGAGTGTGGTAAAGATTGTTGTAAAAATGCTACTCATTATGTGGAAACTTCAAAGGAAAGAAATGATGAATCTTGTGGAGTTTCAAAGTTGAGTTTACTCAATGGAAATGATCATGGAATGTTTATGTTTGTTGAAGTTCATGTTGTGAAGCATTGTGTTATGATACAAGATTCTAGCATTCTTACTTTGGAATCTCAAGGCCAAAAGGACAAATCTATAACTGTTTCAGAGACAAGTGGGATTAGTGAGTGCTGCAAGAATAGATGCTGTAATGACATTTAA
- the LOC11443599 gene encoding metal tolerance protein 1, translating into MEAQSAHHGQIIEISGELPDVGRKICGEAPCEFSDAGSISKDSEERSTSMRKLFIAVTLCVIFMAVEVVGGIKANSLAILTDAAHLLSDVAAFAISLFSIWAGGWEPNPRQSFGFFRIEILGALVSMQLIWLLAGILVYEAIARLIAGPQEVDGFLMFVVAAFGLVVNIIMALVLGHDHGHGHGHDHGHGHDHHGHSHGISVSTKHTDEHHHTHGDQTHHHDNEKHSHDEHHHTHDDVHHHDHDHKEVTEPLLGESKGRSEKKRNINVHGAYLHVLGDSIQSIGVMIGGAIIWYKPEWKIVDLICTLIFSVIVLATTINMLRNILEVLMESTPREIDATQLQKGLLEMEEVVAVHELHIWAITVGKVLLACHVKVIPEADADVMLDKVVDYIRRVHNISHVTIQIER; encoded by the coding sequence ATGGAAGCACAAAGCGCTCACCATGGACAAATAATTGAAATCAGTGGAGAACTCCCTGATGTAGGAAGGAAAATTTGTGGGGAAGCACCATGTGAGTTCTCAGATGCAGGGTCCATTTCGAAGGATTCTGAAGAACGATCAACTTCTATGCGAAAGCTTTTCATAGCAGTGACACTTTGCGTTATTTTCATGGCCGTTGAGGTAGTTGGTGGTATTAAGGCCAACAGTCTTGCAATATTGACTGATGCAGCACATTTGCTTTCAGATGTTGCAGCATTTGCCATCTCCTTATTTTCTATTTGGGCTGGAGGATGGGAACCAAATCCTCGTCAGTCGTTTGGATTTTTTCGAATAGAGATTCTTGGTGCTTTGGTTTCTATGCAATTAATATGGCTGCTTGCTGGGATTCTTGTATATGAAGCCATTGCTAGACTCATTGCAGGTCCTCAAGAAGTGGATGGTTTTTTAATGTTTGTAGTTGCTGCATTTGGTCTTGTGGTGAACATCATTATGGCTTTGGTATTGGGCCATGATCACGGCCATGGCCATGGACATGATCACGGCCACGGACATGATCATCATGGCCACAGCCATGGTATTTCAGTTTCTACCAAGCATACAGATGAGCATCATCACACACATGGTGATCAGACTCACCATCATGACAATGAAAAGCATTCGCATGATGAACACCACCATACTCATGATGATGTGCACCATCATGACCATGACCACAAAGAGGTTACTGAACCACTTCTTGGTGAATCAAAAGGCCGATCCGAGAAGAAACGGAACATAAATGTACATGGGGCATATCTCCATGTACTTGGAGACTCTATCCAGAGTATTGGTGTAATGATTGGGGGAGCAATCATATGGTATAAACCTGAATGGAAAATAGTCGATTTGATTTGCACTCTAATCTTTTCTGTAATTGTCTTGGCCACAACTATCAACATGCTGAGAAACATCCTGGAAGTCTTGATGGAAAGCACACCACGCGAGATAGATGCTACTCAGCTTCAAAAGGGGCTATTGGAGATGGAAGAAGTAGTGGCTGTTCATGAGCTGCACATATGGGCCATTACAGTAGGGAAGGTATTACTAGCTTGTCATGTTAAAGTCATTCCTGAAGCAGACGCTGATGTGATGCTTGACAAGGTCGTAGACTACATCAGGAGGGTTCATAACATTAGTCATGTAACTATTCAGATAGAACGCtaa
- the LOC11438715 gene encoding G-type lectin S-receptor-like serine/threonine-protein kinase At1g34300 codes for MSSSEAIAIEAVLVIVVIVAKVAILICVCRKRNQVNGGTISPDSQFITLTMDKFLNDMEREKPIRFTGQQLRIATDNYSNLLGSGGFGTVYKGIFSNGTMVAVKVLRGSSNKKIDEQFMAEVGTIGRIHHFNLVRLYGFCFERNLIALVYEYMGNGSLDRYLFHETKVLGYEKLHEIAIGTARGIAYLHEECQHRIIHYDIKPGNILLDKNFYPKVADFGLAKNCNRENTHITMTGGRGTPGYAAPELWMPFPITHKCDVYSFGMLLFEIIGRRRNLDIKNTESQEWFPIWVWKKFDAGLLGEAMIVCGIEEKNKEIAERMIKVALWCVQYRPELRPIMSVVVKMLEGSLEIPKTFNPFQHLIDGTEFTTHSVQESNTYTTSVSSVMVSDSSIVCATPIMRKYEIELASSTA; via the exons ATGTCATCCTCGGAAGCTATTGCAATTGAGGCTGTTCTAGTCATAG TAGTGATTGTCGCGAAGGTAGCTATTTTAATCTGTGTGTGTAGAAAAAGAAATCAAGTAAATGGTGGAACCATTAGTCCAGATTCACAATTTATAACACTCACTATGGATAAATTTTTAAACGACATGGAAAGGGAGAAGCCGATAAGATTCACCGGTCAACAACTAAGAATTGCAACAGACAACTACTCGAACTTGTTAGGGTCAGGTGGATTTGGTACAGTTTACAAAGGAATTTTCAGTAACGGAACCATGGTAGCTGTGAAGGTTTTGCGTGGTAGTTCTAACAAGAAAATTGACGAACAATTTATGGCAGAAGTTGGAACAATCGGTAGAATTCATCACTTTAATCTTGTTAGGTTATATGGATTTTGCTTTGAAAGAAACTTGATAGCGCTTGTTTATGAATACATGGGAAATGGATCACTTGATAGGTATTTGTTTCATGAAACAAAAGTGTTAGGATATGAAAAGCTTCATGAGATTGCAATTGGTACGGCAAGAGGCATTGCTTACTTGCACGAAGAGTGTCAACATAGAATAATCCACTATGATATAAAACCGGGAAATATTCTCTTGGATAAGAACTTCTATCCTAAAGTCGCTGATTTTGGTTTGGCCAAAAATTGCAACAGGGAAAATACTCACATAACAATGACCGGGGGAAGGGGGACGCCTGGTTACGCCGCACCTGAACTTTGGATGCCATTTCCTATAACTCATAAATGTGATGTTTATAGTTTTGGTATgctattatttgaaattataggtAGGAGAAGAAACCTTGACATTAAAAACACTGAAAGCCAAGAGTGGTTTCCAATTTGGGTTTGGAAAAAATTTGATGCTGGACTTTTGGGGGAGGCAATGATAGTTTGTGGAatagaagagaaaaataaagagattgCTGAGAGAATGATTAAGGTAGCTTTATGGTGTGTTCAATATAGGCCAGAATTAAGGCCTATAATGAGTGTTGTGGTGAAAATGTTAGAAGGTTCATTAGAAATTCCAAAGACTTTTAACCCATTTCAACATTTGATTGATGGGACTGAGTTTACTACTCATTCAGTGCAAGAGTCAAATACATATACAACTAGTGTTTCTTCTGTTATGGTAAGTGATTCCAGCATTGTATGTGCTACTCCTATTATGAGGAAATATGAGATTGAATTGGCATCTAGCACAGCTTGA
- the LOC11437664 gene encoding LEAF RUST 10 DISEASE-RESISTANCEUS RECEPTOR-LIKE PROTEIN KINASE-like 2.2, which produces MSNFHYQFPDSPPSFYTSSSDNFDTQAQRTFDRFGDTVDSSMKWAVAESVVYGVVVIIAVIAIVYAIIECLKKAGTAIPAYTQIPTAEKDHQISSNSLTSASKIEVIIPHDSKAEFPTMERFLSNINREKPIRFTPEKLDEITKSYSTILGSGAFGVVFKGELPNGENVAVKVLNCLDMGMEEQFKAEVSTIGRTYHINLVKLYGFCFDHDTRALVYEYVENGSLDKYLFGSKNRDVELRKFQEIAIGTAKGIAYLHEDCQQRIIHYDIKPENVLLDMKLVPKIADFGLAKLRSRESNIVMNTHFRGTRGYAAPEMWKPYPVTHKCDVYSFGILLFEIVGRRRHFDSSYSESQQWFPKWTWEMFENNELVVMLALCGVEEKDNEIAERMLKVALWCVQYSPNDRPLMSTVVKMLEGEIEISSPPFPFHNLVPVKENLTQEGSTADSDATISSWNTESFSESCSKIKHESFQIEKPT; this is translated from the exons ATGAGTAATTTTCACTATCAGTTTCCTGATTCTCCTCCTTCCTTTTACACTTCATCATCAGACAATTTTGATACACAGGCTCAGAGAACTTTTGACAGATTTGGTGACACTGTTGATTCTTCTATGAAATGGGCTGTAGCAGAATCTGTAG TATATGGAGTGGTGGTAATAATTGCCGTTATAGCAATAGTGTATGCGATTATTGAGTGCCTAAAGAAAGCAGGAACAGCAATTCCAGCTTACACTCAGATTCCAACCGCAGAAAAGGATCATCAAATATCTTCAAACTCATTAACTTCAGCCAGCAAAATTGAAGTTATAATACCACATGATTCAAAAGCTGAATTTCCAACCATGGAAAGATTCTTAAGCAACATCAACAGAGAGAAACCAATAAGATTCACGCCTGAGAAACTCGATGAAATTACAAAAAGCTACTCGACGATATTAGGTTCTGGTGCTTTTGGAGTTGTCTTTAAAGGAGAATTACCAAATGGAGAAAATGTTGCAGTAAAAGTTCTCAACTGTTTGGATATGGGAATGGAAGAGCAATTCAAAGCAGAAGTTAGCACTATTGGAAGAACTTACCATATCAATTTAGTCAAACTTTATGGATTCTGCTTTGACCATGACACGAGAGCACTTGTTTATGAGTATGTTGAAAATGGTTCTCTTGACAAGTACTTATTTGGTAGCAAGAATCGTGACGTTGAGTTGCGAAAGTTTCAGGAGATTGCTATTGGAACGGCGAAAGGAATTGCTTATTTACATGAGGATTGTCAGCAAAGAATAATTCATTATGATATCAAACCAGAAAATGTTCTTCTTGACATGAAATTAGTACCAAAAATAGCTGATTTTGGATTAGCAAAGTTAAGAAGTAGAGAAAGTAACATTGTAATGAATACTCACTTTAGAGGAACGCGAGGTTATGCTGCACCTGAAATGTGGAAGCCTTATCCAGTTACACACAAGTGTGATGTTTATAGTTTTGGTATTCTTCTATTTGAAATTGTTGGCAGAAGAAGGCATTTCGATTCTAGTTACAGTGAATCGCAACAATGGTTTCCAAAGTGGACATGGGAAATGTTTGAGAATAATGAATTGGTTGTTATGCTTGCGCTTTGTGGAGTTGAAGAGAAAGATAATGAGATAGCAGAGAGAATGTTGAAGGTTGCTCTATGGTGTGTTCAGTATTCACCAAATGATAGACCTCTAATGAGTACTGTTGTAAAGATGTTAGAGGGTGAAATTGAAATTTCTTCACCTCCATTTCCCTTCCATAATCTGGTTCCTGTTAAAGAAAATTTGACACAAGAAGGAAGCACTGCAGATTCTGATGCTACTATATCATCGTGGAATACAGAATCTTTTAGCGAATCTTGCTCAAAAATCAAACATGAATCATTTCAGATTGAAAAACCTacttag
- the LOC11440581 gene encoding F-box/LRR-repeat protein At4g14103 produces MENENNSKRKNTTNTINDFHDDILTHIISFLPIKDAFRTTLLSKRWVLLCRSLPVLHINDDGVKNEKDLIQFRQMLDAVMFSPRSQDSTHKSFKLTCCSILWDANVDCFNMDKWIEAATGLRVEYLYLHLFENPLTLTIFCCKTLVVLHLTDIHVPNMFDCSLHLPLLKILYLFSVRFQDSVDFTKLLYGCPKLDCLSTLFVEPAVTTFEANAGITAEGYFNPLSNLISAVVDVPYKAVSNVKFLSVFGV; encoded by the coding sequence ATGGAAAACGAAAATAATAGTAAGAGGAAGAATACTACCAACACCATCAACGATTTCCACGACGATATACTAACTCATATAATCTCTTTTCTACCGATCAAAGATGCTTTCAGGACAACCCTTCTTTCAAAGAGATGGGTTCTATTGTGCCGCTCACTCCCCGTTCTCCACATCAACGATGATGGcgtgaaaaatgaaaaggacTTGATTCAGTTCCGTCAAATGTTGGATGCCGTTATGTTTTCCCCACGCTCTCAGGACAGTACCCACAAATCTTTTAAACTCACGTGTTGTTCAATCCTCTGGGATGCTAATGTTGATTGTTTCAATATGGACAAATGGATTGAAGCTGCAACAGGACTCCGCGTCGAGTATCTTTATCTACACTTGTTTGAAAATCCTTTGACACTTACCATTTTCTGCTGCAAAACACTTGTGGTTCTACATTTGACAGATATTCATGTGCCCAATATGTTTGATTGTTCTCTTCATCTTCCGCTTCTGAAAATCCTATATCTGTTTTCTGTTCGTTTCCAAGATTCGGTAGATTTCACGAAACTCCTTTATGGATGTCCCAAATTGGATTGTTTGAGTACACTTTTTGTAGAGCCTGCTGTTACAACTTTTGAAGCAAATGCCGGTATTACAGCGGAAGGGTACTTTAACCCGTTATCCAACTTGATCAGTGCCGTTGTCGATGTTCCATACAAAGCAGTTTCTAATGTCAAGTTTCTAAGTGTATTTGGGGTATGA